The proteins below are encoded in one region of Accipiter gentilis chromosome 12, bAccGen1.1, whole genome shotgun sequence:
- the NPFFR2 gene encoding neuropeptide FF receptor 2: protein MTIVKISFKAPCNTSKKMDSNSSFDWPHALNYNGTYKYLYLEGNISYVDFYLHQPSVAAVFIVSYLLIFLLCMVGNGVVCFIVLRSKHMRTVTNLFILNLAVSDLLVGIFCMPTTLLDNIIAGWPFGSLVCKMSGMVQGISVSASVFTLVAIAVDRFRCIVYPFKQKLTISTAVAIIAVIWILAIAIMCPSAVMLQVQEEKHFRVILGNGNGTRPVYWCREDWPDPGMRKIYTTVLFANIYLAPLSLIIIMYARISIALFNTAMPVVGKHSQRQRLSVSKKKQKVIKMLIIVALLFTLSWLPLWTLMMLSDYANLSDIQLQIINIYIYPFAHWLAFFNSSINPIIYGFFNENFRQGFQAAFKLQLCSGEIVHREVYSQRGQSNAILPAANCQAPQDQACQNAKEEGKTVKKGNWVNNQQDLIMKDLEEPCNDEIK, encoded by the exons ATGACCAttgtaaaaatatcttttaaggCACCTTGCAACACAAGTAAGAAAATGGACTCAAACTCTTCATTCGATTGGCCTCACGCGCTGAATTACAATGGGACATATAAGTACCTCTACTTAGAAGGCAACATCTCCTATGTGGACTTCTACCTTCACCAGCCTTCAGTGGCAGCCGTCTTCATCGTCTCTTACCTCCTGATCTTCCTGCTCTGTATGGTTGGCAACGGAGTGGTCTGCTTTATCGTCCTGAGGAGCAAACACATGCGTACAGTCACAAACCTTTTCATCTTAAACCTGGCTGTCAGCGATTTACTGGTGGGAATCTTCTGTATGCCCACCACCCTCCTGGACAACATCATTGCAG GATGGCCGTTTGGGAGCCTGGTTTGCAAGATGAGCGGGATGGTCCAAGGAATCTCTGTTTCTGCCTCTGTCTTCACTCTAGTTGCTATTGCCGTAGACAG GTTTCGATGCATTGTTTATCCGTTTAAGCAGAAGCTGACCATTTCAACTGCAGTCGCCATTATAGCGGTCATCTGGATTCTGGCCATCGCAATCATGTGTCCTTCTGCAGTCATGCTGCAGGTACAAGAAGAGAAGCATTTCAGGGTCATCCTTGGCAATGGCAATGGAACCCGCCCTGTATACTGGTGCCGGGAGGACTGGCCTGACCCAGGAATGCGAAAGATCTATACAACGGTTCTGTTTGCCAACATCTATCTGGCTCCCCTGTCGCTCATTATTATCATGTATGCTAGGATAAGCATTGCTCTCTTCAACACAGCAATGCCCGTGGTGGGAAAACACAGCCAGAGGCAGCGGCTCAGCGTGtctaagaagaaacaaaaagtcaTCAAAATGCTCATTATAGTGGCTTTGCTTTTCACCCTGTCCTGGCTTCCCTTGTGGACTCTGATGATGCTCTCAGACTACGCCAACCTTTCAGATATCCAGTTGCAGATCATCAACATTTATATCTATCCCTTTGCTCACTGGCTGGCCTTTTTCAACAGCAGCATCAACCCCATCATCTATGGtttctttaatgaaaactttCGCCAAGGATTTCAGGCAGCCTTCAAACTTCAGCTCTGCTCCGGGGAGATCGTTCACAGGGAGGTCTATTCTCAGCGAGGCCAAAGCAATGCCATTTTGCCAGCTGCCAACTGCCAGGCACCCCAGGATCAAGCTTGTCAAAATGCTAAGGAGGAGGGGAAGACAGTTAAGAAAGGAAATTGGGTGAATAACCAGCAGGATTTGATAATGAAGGATCTAGAAGAGCCCTGCAACGATGAAATTAAGTGA